In one Corallococcus sp. EGB genomic region, the following are encoded:
- a CDS encoding carboxymuconolactone decarboxylase family protein, with amino-acid sequence MASLEVVRSELADAHKDTRLNLSAVLEGGSLTPEQRWGTAVACAFAARNERLKEAMLNEAKQALGDKATPVIEDARAAASLMAMNNVFYRFRHMVGKESYATKRAGLRMNRLAQVLTNKVDFELVCLAVSAINGCEMCIQSHEKVVLEGGLSEEHVHDAVRIASVIHAAAVGLES; translated from the coding sequence ATGGCTTCGCTCGAAGTCGTCCGCAGCGAGCTCGCGGACGCCCACAAGGACACCCGCCTCAACCTCTCCGCGGTCCTGGAGGGGGGCAGCCTCACCCCCGAGCAGCGCTGGGGGACGGCTGTCGCGTGCGCCTTCGCCGCCCGGAACGAGCGGCTGAAGGAGGCCATGCTCAACGAGGCGAAGCAGGCACTGGGTGACAAGGCCACGCCGGTCATCGAGGACGCGCGCGCGGCGGCCTCGCTGATGGCGATGAACAACGTCTTCTACCGATTCCGTCACATGGTCGGGAAGGAGTCGTACGCGACCAAGCGGGCCGGGCTGCGGATGAACCGGCTGGCCCAGGTGCTGACCAACAAGGTGGACTTCGAGCTGGTCTGCCTCGCGGTCAGCGCCATCAACGGCTGCGAGATGTGCATCCAGTCGCATGAGAAGGTCGTGCTGGAAGGCGGCCTCTCCGAGGAGCACGTGCACGATGCGGTCCGCATCGCGAGCGTCATCCACGCGGCGGCGGTTGGGCTGGAGTCCTAG
- a CDS encoding peroxiredoxin codes for MLTVGDKLPNFKLKGTVSLEKNKEFQDISNDTYKGKWIVLFAWPKDFTFICPTEIAEFGKHNKDFQDRDAQVLGLSTDSEFVHHAWRTHHPDLKNLPFPMLADIKRELSSALGILHKEEGVALRATFIADPEGIIRHVSVNDLSVGRNVKETVRTLDALQTDELCPCNWQKGEETLTSKLQKAG; via the coding sequence ATGCTGACCGTTGGCGACAAGCTTCCGAACTTCAAGCTGAAGGGCACCGTGAGCCTGGAGAAGAACAAGGAGTTCCAGGACATCTCCAACGACACGTACAAGGGCAAGTGGATCGTCCTGTTCGCGTGGCCGAAGGACTTCACGTTCATCTGCCCGACGGAGATCGCGGAGTTCGGCAAGCACAACAAGGACTTCCAGGACCGCGACGCGCAGGTGCTGGGCCTGTCCACCGACAGCGAGTTCGTGCACCACGCGTGGCGCACGCACCACCCGGATCTGAAGAACCTGCCCTTCCCCATGCTGGCGGACATCAAGCGCGAGCTGTCCAGCGCGCTGGGCATCCTGCACAAGGAGGAGGGCGTGGCCCTGCGCGCCACGTTCATCGCGGACCCCGAGGGCATCATCCGCCACGTGTCCGTGAACGACCTGTCCGTGGGCCGCAACGTCAAGGAGACCGTCCGCACGCTGGACGCGCTCCAGACGGACGAGCTGTGCCCGTGCAACTGGCAGAAGGGTGAGGAGACCCTCACCTCCAAGCTGCAGAAGGCGGGGTAA
- a CDS encoding sigma 54-interacting transcriptional regulator yields MPDELMGRHPEVTQDARELVELATAEEGVGELLRRGLDWVSRVVPFDLATLFLLKEGRLEAVAARGPLANQAVRKHSLRLSDFPSLKQALETRRARAFTEEDHSHGDGDPFDGVLDLPAGHACMVVPLCAGERCYGVLTLDRAQCETYAQPVVDLVEVYGQMLATALQGAEQRAVMERLHRQDHEHAKLLESELGGDSEGILETSLSPVMRDLARRARQVAETDTPVLITGETGTGKERLARAIHRWSARADQPFVSLNCAAIPAGLLESELFGHVKGAFTGANRDRAGRFQMAHGGTLLLDEIGELPVELQAKLLRALQEKAFEPVGSDKTVRADVRILAATHVDLHQAIAQKRFREDLFYRLSVFPLRLPPLRERREDLPQLTVFLLEEQAKRTGRRGMRVTASGLARLAAYDWPGNLRELANALERATILTRGQELTAQSFDLPGGERVREVSAAVEGSPEPMKPGAKVPTLAAVQREHILRVLALTRGRVYGEGGAAALLGLKPSTLQSRMKKLGIARLEGFTAAEDA; encoded by the coding sequence ATGCCGGATGAACTGATGGGGCGCCACCCGGAAGTGACGCAGGATGCTCGGGAGCTGGTCGAGCTGGCAACCGCCGAAGAGGGTGTGGGGGAGCTGCTTCGTCGGGGACTGGACTGGGTGTCGCGCGTGGTGCCCTTCGACCTGGCCACGCTGTTCCTCCTCAAGGAGGGGCGGCTGGAGGCGGTGGCGGCGCGTGGACCGCTCGCCAATCAGGCCGTGCGCAAGCACTCGCTGCGGCTGTCGGACTTCCCTTCCTTGAAGCAGGCGCTGGAGACGCGGCGCGCGCGGGCCTTCACGGAGGAGGACCACTCGCACGGGGACGGAGATCCGTTCGACGGCGTGCTGGACCTGCCCGCGGGACACGCGTGCATGGTGGTGCCCCTGTGCGCGGGGGAGCGCTGCTACGGCGTGCTGACCCTGGACCGGGCGCAGTGTGAAACGTACGCCCAGCCGGTGGTGGACCTGGTGGAGGTGTACGGCCAGATGCTGGCGACGGCGCTCCAGGGCGCGGAGCAGCGCGCGGTGATGGAGCGGCTGCACCGCCAGGACCACGAGCACGCGAAGCTCCTGGAGTCGGAGCTGGGCGGGGACTCGGAGGGCATCCTGGAGACCTCCTTGAGTCCGGTGATGCGCGACCTGGCCCGCCGCGCGCGGCAGGTGGCGGAGACGGACACGCCCGTTCTGATTACCGGCGAGACGGGCACGGGCAAGGAGCGGCTGGCGCGGGCCATCCACCGCTGGAGCGCGCGGGCGGATCAGCCGTTCGTGTCGCTCAACTGCGCGGCGATCCCCGCGGGCCTGCTGGAGAGCGAGCTGTTCGGCCACGTGAAGGGGGCCTTCACCGGCGCGAACCGCGACCGCGCGGGCCGCTTCCAGATGGCGCACGGGGGCACGCTGCTGCTGGATGAGATTGGCGAACTGCCGGTGGAGCTGCAGGCGAAGCTCTTGCGCGCGCTCCAGGAGAAGGCGTTCGAGCCGGTGGGCAGCGACAAGACGGTGCGGGCGGACGTGCGCATCCTCGCGGCGACGCACGTGGATCTGCACCAGGCCATTGCCCAGAAGCGCTTTCGCGAGGACCTGTTCTACCGCCTGAGCGTCTTCCCGCTGCGGCTGCCGCCCCTGCGCGAGCGGCGCGAGGACCTGCCGCAGCTCACCGTGTTCCTCCTGGAGGAGCAGGCGAAGCGCACGGGGCGGCGGGGCATGCGGGTGACGGCGTCAGGCCTGGCGCGGCTGGCGGCGTACGACTGGCCGGGCAACCTTCGCGAGCTGGCGAACGCGCTGGAGCGGGCCACCATCCTCACGCGAGGCCAGGAGCTGACGGCGCAGTCCTTCGACCTGCCGGGGGGCGAGCGCGTGCGGGAGGTGTCCGCGGCGGTGGAGGGGTCCCCGGAGCCGATGAAGCCCGGAGCGAAGGTGCCCACGCTGGCGGCGGTGCAGCGCGAGCACATCCTGCGGGTGCTCGCTCTCACCCGGGGCCGCGTCTACGGCGAGGGCGGCGCGGCGGCGCTCCTGGGGCTCAAGCCGTCCACGCTTCAGAGCCGGATGAAGAAGCTGGGCATCGCGCGGCTGGAGGGCTTCACGGCCGCCGAGGACGCGTGA
- a CDS encoding biotin-dependent carboxyltransferase family protein, with protein sequence MSAWIEIVGLGAPATVQDQGRPGVMHHGVPPGGAWVPELLSAANRAVGNAPGAAALEAFGRLELRARGRHVRVSLDGEAPTLLSDGAILTVPAPSRYAVRYVAVDGALAVPEVLGGQGTLWVARLGGWEGRPLRTGDTLPLGSPTSPGTAPSEADLSRLTQALDPAAPLRVLLGPDASHFNDAAVALLLGGTFTVSPSSDRVGQRLDGPHVPHGDEGTGTSRPMVRGAIQVTLSGTPIVLGPDHPTTGGYPLIAAVIRADWGRLGARRPGAPVRFQAVPLEVARDAWKNHPARPTGAPPAPTRPIRGA encoded by the coding sequence ATGAGCGCGTGGATCGAAATCGTCGGCCTGGGCGCGCCCGCGACCGTGCAGGACCAGGGACGTCCCGGCGTCATGCATCACGGCGTGCCGCCCGGCGGAGCGTGGGTGCCGGAGCTGCTGAGCGCGGCGAACCGCGCGGTGGGCAATGCGCCCGGCGCGGCGGCGCTGGAAGCCTTTGGACGGCTGGAGCTGCGCGCCCGAGGCCGCCACGTGCGCGTGTCGCTGGATGGCGAGGCCCCGACCCTCCTCTCGGACGGAGCCATTCTCACGGTGCCCGCGCCCAGCCGGTACGCCGTGCGCTACGTGGCCGTGGACGGCGCGCTCGCGGTCCCCGAAGTCCTCGGAGGCCAGGGCACGCTGTGGGTGGCCCGCCTCGGCGGCTGGGAGGGCCGGCCCCTGCGCACCGGGGACACGCTCCCGCTGGGGTCTCCCACTTCGCCGGGCACCGCCCCCTCCGAAGCCGACCTGTCGCGTCTCACGCAAGCCCTGGACCCGGCCGCCCCGCTGCGCGTACTCCTGGGCCCGGATGCGTCCCACTTCAACGACGCGGCCGTGGCGCTCCTCCTGGGCGGCACCTTCACCGTGTCGCCCTCCAGCGACCGCGTGGGACAGCGGCTGGACGGACCTCACGTGCCCCACGGCGACGAGGGCACGGGGACGTCACGGCCCATGGTGCGCGGCGCCATCCAGGTCACCCTCTCCGGCACGCCCATCGTGCTGGGCCCGGACCACCCCACCACCGGCGGCTATCCGCTCATCGCCGCCGTCATCCGCGCGGACTGGGGCCGCCTGGGGGCTCGCCGCCCGGGCGCCCCGGTGCGGTTCCAGGCCGTGCCCCTGGAGGTCGCCCGCGACGCCTGGAAGAACCACCCCGCCCGGCCAACCGGGGCACCTCCGGCCCCCACCCGGCCGATACGGGGGGCATGA
- a CDS encoding LamB/YcsF family protein, whose product MTRCLLNIDLGELPGEDEQLYALAHLANIACGGHAGDAASMRRALELCERHGTLAGAHPSYADREGFGRKALDVAPEVLRAQVAEQCGQLAALARERGVPVRHAKPHGALYHAANKSPALARAVVDGVVEALGTDVTVVGPGAGALRDAARAAGLGYAREGFADRGTLPDGSLIPRGQPGAVLTDVGLARENTVRLATGGTVDTLCVHGDTPGAVTLAREVRSMLDALEQPPEPLGDSALRLVLPEAVDRSLAREVLCELPGVRDAVITEAHACVYFDPAAPPELPALALTRLRVAPIVNVEHPLLRIRVRYDGEDLPKVAEHAGLTVEEVVRRHTAREYTVRCVGFLPGFAYLGDVDPSIACPRLPVPRTRVPALAVGIAGGRTGVYPFASPGGWNLVGTALDFTAFDPTRGAVLQLGDRVRFEQVEA is encoded by the coding sequence ATGACGCGGTGTCTGCTCAATATCGACCTGGGAGAGCTGCCCGGGGAGGACGAACAGCTCTACGCGCTCGCGCACCTGGCGAACATCGCCTGCGGAGGCCACGCGGGGGATGCGGCGTCCATGCGGCGGGCGCTGGAGCTGTGCGAGCGCCACGGCACGCTGGCGGGCGCGCACCCGTCATACGCGGACCGCGAGGGCTTCGGACGCAAGGCGCTGGACGTGGCGCCGGAGGTGCTGCGCGCGCAGGTGGCGGAGCAGTGCGGACAGCTGGCCGCATTGGCTCGCGAGCGCGGGGTGCCGGTGCGGCATGCGAAGCCGCATGGGGCGCTGTACCACGCGGCCAACAAGTCCCCGGCGCTGGCGCGCGCGGTGGTGGACGGCGTGGTGGAGGCGCTGGGCACGGACGTCACGGTCGTGGGGCCCGGCGCTGGCGCGTTGAGGGACGCGGCGCGGGCCGCGGGGCTCGGGTATGCGCGCGAGGGCTTCGCGGACCGGGGCACGCTGCCGGACGGTTCGTTGATTCCGCGCGGCCAGCCCGGCGCGGTGCTGACGGACGTGGGGCTGGCGAGGGAGAACACGGTGAGGCTGGCCACGGGCGGCACCGTGGACACGCTCTGCGTGCACGGTGACACGCCCGGCGCGGTGACGCTGGCCCGCGAAGTACGCTCGATGCTCGACGCCCTGGAGCAGCCCCCGGAGCCGCTGGGGGACAGCGCGCTGCGGCTGGTGTTGCCGGAGGCGGTGGACCGGAGCCTGGCGCGCGAAGTCCTGTGCGAGCTCCCGGGCGTGCGGGACGCGGTCATCACCGAGGCCCACGCCTGCGTGTACTTCGACCCGGCGGCCCCTCCTGAGCTCCCCGCGCTCGCCCTGACGCGGCTGCGCGTGGCGCCCATCGTGAACGTGGAGCATCCGCTCCTCCGCATCCGCGTGCGCTACGACGGCGAGGACCTGCCGAAGGTGGCCGAGCACGCGGGCCTGACGGTGGAGGAAGTGGTGCGGCGCCACACCGCGCGCGAGTACACGGTGCGCTGCGTGGGCTTCCTGCCAGGCTTCGCGTACCTGGGGGACGTGGATCCGAGCATCGCGTGTCCCCGGCTGCCGGTGCCGCGCACGCGGGTGCCGGCGCTCGCGGTGGGCATCGCCGGAGGACGCACGGGGGTGTATCCGTTCGCGTCGCCGGGAGGCTGGAACCTCGTGGGCACCGCGCTGGACTTCACCGCGTTCGACCCCACGCGAGGCGCGGTGCTGCAACTGGGCGACCGCGTGCGCTTCGAGCAGGTGGAGGCATGA
- a CDS encoding histidine phosphatase family protein yields MGVLYLIRHGQASFGAKDYDKLSDVGVEQARVLGEALRARLPRVDAVVTGTMLRHRETADACLQAMGQSLEPVRTAGFNEFDHEEVVQRHTPRYADFAVLREELAAMKDPRRAYQDLFTQAVGRWVAGGHDSEYRESWSAFKARCLEALSVLVASLGPSRTALVFTSGGPITAISQDLLGIPDEHAFRTNWTLANCGITKVIYSERGRYLSTLNEHGHFEGEHRALITYR; encoded by the coding sequence ATGGGCGTGCTCTACCTCATCCGCCACGGCCAGGCGTCCTTCGGCGCAAAGGACTACGACAAGCTGTCCGACGTGGGCGTGGAGCAGGCGCGCGTCCTGGGTGAGGCGCTGCGCGCGCGGCTGCCCCGGGTGGACGCCGTGGTGACGGGCACGATGCTTCGCCACCGCGAGACGGCGGACGCGTGCCTCCAGGCCATGGGCCAGTCACTGGAGCCGGTGCGGACCGCGGGCTTCAACGAGTTCGACCACGAGGAGGTCGTGCAGCGGCACACGCCTCGCTACGCGGACTTCGCCGTGCTGCGCGAGGAGCTGGCCGCGATGAAGGACCCGCGCCGCGCCTACCAGGACCTGTTCACCCAGGCCGTGGGGCGCTGGGTCGCGGGCGGACACGACAGCGAGTACCGGGAGTCGTGGAGCGCGTTCAAGGCGCGCTGCCTGGAGGCGCTGTCGGTGCTCGTCGCTTCACTGGGGCCCTCCAGGACGGCGCTGGTGTTCACTTCCGGCGGCCCCATCACGGCCATCAGCCAGGACCTGCTGGGCATCCCGGATGAGCACGCGTTCCGGACGAACTGGACGCTCGCGAACTGTGGAATCACCAAGGTCATCTACAGCGAGCGGGGCAGGTATCTGTCCACGCTCAACGAGCACGGACACTTCGAGGGCGAACACCGCGCGCTCATCACCTACCGCTGA
- a CDS encoding phosphotransferase family protein, whose amino-acid sequence MTAPVSIPLDEGKAVRSGEALDVPAVDAWLKAQVPSLQGTPEVTQYTGGASNWTYRLKYDNRDLILRRPPAGTKAKSAHDMSREYTVQQALKPVYPVVPTMVGLCQDPAVLGTEFYVMDRIPGLIPRKHLPKGLDLDKARTRQLCLNVVDQLIALHGVDPQAVGLQSLGKGPGYPQRQISGWSDRYEKALTWNVPRMTKTREWLAAHVPPDIKTCVIHNDWRFDNVVLKPEDPTQVIGVLDWEMATLGDPLMDLGNTLAYWVQADDDAFLRMTRRQPTDLPGMLTREEVVAYYLERTGLKPANWTFYEVYGVFRLAVIAQQIYYRYHHKQTRNPAFKNYWLIVNYLAYRCRQLIKKAGG is encoded by the coding sequence ATGACGGCTCCGGTCTCCATCCCCCTGGACGAGGGCAAGGCCGTGCGCTCCGGCGAGGCGCTGGACGTGCCCGCGGTGGACGCGTGGCTGAAGGCCCAGGTGCCCTCGCTCCAGGGCACGCCGGAGGTGACGCAGTACACGGGCGGTGCCTCGAACTGGACCTACCGGCTCAAGTACGACAACCGCGACCTCATCCTGCGCAGGCCGCCCGCGGGCACCAAGGCGAAGTCCGCGCACGACATGTCGCGCGAGTACACGGTGCAGCAGGCGCTCAAGCCGGTGTACCCGGTGGTGCCCACCATGGTGGGGCTGTGCCAGGACCCGGCCGTGCTGGGCACGGAGTTCTACGTGATGGACCGCATCCCCGGTCTCATCCCGCGCAAGCACCTGCCCAAGGGCCTGGATCTGGACAAGGCCCGCACGCGCCAGCTGTGCCTCAACGTGGTGGATCAGCTCATCGCGCTGCACGGCGTGGATCCACAGGCGGTGGGCCTCCAGTCGCTGGGCAAGGGCCCGGGCTATCCGCAGCGCCAGATTTCCGGCTGGTCCGACCGCTACGAGAAGGCGCTCACCTGGAACGTGCCCCGGATGACGAAGACGCGCGAGTGGCTGGCCGCGCACGTCCCGCCGGACATCAAGACGTGCGTCATCCACAACGACTGGCGCTTCGACAACGTGGTGCTCAAGCCGGAGGACCCCACGCAGGTCATCGGGGTGCTCGACTGGGAGATGGCCACGCTGGGCGACCCGCTGATGGACCTGGGCAACACGCTGGCCTACTGGGTCCAGGCGGACGACGACGCCTTCCTGCGCATGACGCGCCGGCAGCCCACGGACCTGCCCGGCATGCTCACGCGCGAGGAGGTGGTGGCGTACTACCTGGAGCGCACCGGCCTGAAGCCCGCCAACTGGACCTTCTACGAGGTCTACGGCGTGTTCCGGCTCGCGGTCATCGCGCAGCAGATCTACTACCGCTACCACCACAAGCAGACGCGCAACCCGGCGTTCAAGAACTACTGGCTCATCGTCAACTACCTGGCCTACCGCTGCCGGCAGCTCATCAAGAAGGCGGGAGGCTGA
- a CDS encoding acyl-CoA dehydrogenase family protein, which yields MDFQPSARTTEYLERVKRFMSDHIEPVEGDYLRALHAMEAGGDWRQWKVPPVMVELKARAKAEGLWNLFLPDAKLGAGLSTLEYAPLAEAMGRSFMAPEVFNCSAPDTGNMEVLWRYGSPEQQEQWLKPLLAGDIRSVFCMTEPDAASSDATNMQATAELDGDHVVLNGKKWWSSGLGHPNAKVAIFMGRTSQAGADRHHQHSMVLVPLDAPGVEIIRMLPVYGDHDAPHGHGEVHFHDVRVPASALISGPGMGFEIAQGRLGPGRIHHCMRCIGAAERALELMIDRGMGRTAFGKPLINLGGNRERVAEARIAIDQARLLTLYAAWKLDEVGAMGAMTEISAIKVVAPNVLQQVVDDAIQVHGGAGVSRDTPLAGFFAQARSLRIADGPDEVHKGVITRIELAKRGFSKGG from the coding sequence ATGGACTTTCAACCCTCCGCCAGGACGACCGAGTACCTGGAGCGCGTGAAGCGCTTCATGTCTGACCACATCGAGCCGGTGGAGGGCGACTACCTCCGGGCCCTGCACGCCATGGAGGCCGGCGGTGACTGGCGCCAGTGGAAGGTGCCGCCGGTGATGGTGGAGCTCAAGGCGCGCGCCAAGGCCGAAGGGCTGTGGAACCTCTTCCTCCCGGACGCGAAGCTGGGCGCGGGCCTGAGCACGCTGGAGTACGCGCCGCTCGCGGAAGCAATGGGCCGCAGCTTCATGGCGCCGGAGGTCTTCAACTGCAGCGCCCCGGACACCGGCAACATGGAGGTGCTCTGGCGCTACGGCTCTCCGGAGCAGCAGGAGCAGTGGCTCAAGCCGCTGCTCGCGGGCGACATCCGCTCGGTGTTCTGCATGACGGAGCCGGACGCCGCGTCGTCGGACGCCACCAACATGCAGGCCACCGCCGAGCTGGACGGCGACCACGTGGTGCTCAACGGCAAGAAGTGGTGGTCCAGCGGCCTGGGACACCCCAACGCGAAGGTGGCCATCTTCATGGGCCGCACGTCGCAGGCGGGCGCGGACCGCCACCACCAGCACTCCATGGTCCTGGTGCCGTTGGATGCGCCGGGCGTCGAAATCATCCGCATGCTGCCCGTGTACGGCGACCATGACGCCCCGCACGGCCACGGCGAGGTGCACTTCCACGACGTGCGGGTGCCGGCGTCCGCGCTCATCTCCGGGCCGGGCATGGGCTTCGAGATCGCCCAGGGCCGCCTGGGTCCGGGCCGCATCCACCACTGCATGCGCTGCATCGGCGCGGCGGAGCGGGCGCTGGAGCTGATGATCGACCGGGGCATGGGCCGCACCGCGTTCGGCAAGCCGCTCATCAACCTGGGCGGCAACCGCGAGCGCGTGGCGGAGGCAAGAATCGCCATCGACCAGGCGCGCCTGCTCACGCTGTACGCGGCGTGGAAGCTGGACGAGGTGGGCGCCATGGGCGCGATGACGGAGATTTCGGCCATCAAGGTCGTGGCGCCCAACGTGCTCCAGCAGGTGGTGGACGACGCCATCCAGGTGCATGGCGGCGCGGGCGTGTCGCGCGACACGCCGCTCGCGGGCTTCTTCGCCCAGGCGCGCAGCCTGCGCATCGCGGACGGCCCGGACGAGGTGCACAAGGGCGTCATCACCCGCATCGAGCTCGCGAAGCGCGGCTTCAGCAAGGGAGGTTGA
- a CDS encoding TetR/AcrR family transcriptional regulator, translating to MPSPRRGKTPSPPTAPEPDARARLIAAGQRVLGERGYDAATVKEVAREAGVNQGLVHYYFGSKDALLLAVTQEASRQYLSELERLRAQTPAAELAQTAFTWGEKLATDAPGTCRLRYELFALGLRNKELTPAVAQLLSQGDAEIARTVAHVRTGHDTAPSAEDQHYAVIIKACVDGLALHHQLDKSFDPLPVYSLLRRIMLASIEQPSPPRAPARKPKAQGRRGTRPPRARKAPGPRRR from the coding sequence ATGCCATCCCCCCGCCGTGGCAAGACGCCGTCTCCTCCCACTGCTCCGGAGCCTGACGCCCGGGCGCGCCTCATCGCCGCTGGCCAGCGCGTGTTGGGGGAACGGGGCTACGACGCCGCGACGGTGAAGGAGGTGGCGCGCGAGGCCGGGGTGAACCAGGGCCTGGTGCACTACTACTTCGGCAGCAAGGACGCGCTGCTGCTGGCCGTCACCCAGGAGGCGAGCCGCCAGTACCTGTCGGAGCTGGAGCGGCTGCGCGCGCAGACGCCCGCGGCGGAGCTGGCGCAGACGGCCTTCACCTGGGGCGAGAAGCTGGCCACGGACGCGCCGGGGACGTGCCGGTTGCGTTACGAGCTGTTCGCGCTGGGCCTGCGCAACAAGGAGCTGACGCCCGCCGTCGCGCAGCTCTTGAGCCAGGGCGACGCGGAGATTGCCCGCACCGTGGCCCACGTGCGCACCGGGCACGACACGGCCCCCTCCGCCGAGGACCAGCACTACGCGGTCATCATCAAGGCGTGCGTGGACGGGCTCGCGCTGCACCACCAGTTGGACAAGAGCTTCGACCCGCTGCCCGTGTACTCGCTCCTGCGGCGGATCATGCTCGCCAGCATCGAGCAGCCCTCCCCGCCCCGCGCGCCCGCGCGCAAGCCGAAGGCCCAGGGCCGGCGGGGCACGCGCCCACCGCGCGCTCGCAAGGCGCCGGGCCCGCGCCGCCGCTGA
- a CDS encoding aminotransferase class V-fold PLP-dependent enzyme produces MPAPFESCRAEFPVLKEQLYLNHAGVAPTSVRAATAVKAWMDDVVNHGVLHERDWEAHSEKVRKLAARIIGASPEEVAFVRNTSHGLGLVAEGLDWQPGDEVAVAMSLEYPSNVYPWQHLQGRGVVVREIPAAGGGVTPEAVASVLTPRTRLVAVSSVQFATGHRTDLDALGELCERRGVLLCVDGIQSVGCIPVDVKKSRVHFLSADSHKWMLGISGIGFLYVAKDVLPRVRPVLVGWRSTTDAWNFNRSHFELRRDAAKFEEGSAAYPGIYAMGAALELLLEVGPDAIGARIGELLARLDSGLRGLGCEVGPEPKDRAGILTFLPPGANVRALSAYLAERKVSHSVRRGRIRLSPHFYNTDAEMDRLVELVREYRPG; encoded by the coding sequence ATGCCTGCTCCGTTCGAGTCCTGCCGCGCCGAGTTCCCCGTCCTGAAGGAACAGCTCTACCTCAACCACGCGGGAGTCGCGCCCACCAGCGTGCGCGCCGCCACCGCGGTGAAGGCCTGGATGGACGACGTGGTGAACCACGGCGTCCTCCATGAGAGGGACTGGGAGGCCCACAGCGAGAAGGTGCGCAAGCTCGCGGCGCGCATCATCGGTGCTTCCCCGGAGGAGGTGGCCTTCGTGCGCAACACCAGCCACGGCCTGGGGCTGGTGGCGGAAGGGCTGGACTGGCAGCCCGGGGACGAGGTCGCCGTCGCCATGAGCCTCGAGTACCCCTCCAACGTCTACCCGTGGCAGCACCTCCAGGGCCGGGGCGTGGTCGTCCGCGAGATTCCCGCGGCAGGCGGAGGCGTGACGCCGGAGGCCGTGGCGTCCGTGCTCACCCCGCGCACGCGGCTGGTGGCGGTGTCGTCGGTGCAGTTCGCCACGGGCCACCGCACGGACCTGGATGCGCTGGGAGAACTGTGTGAGCGCCGGGGCGTGCTGTTGTGCGTGGACGGCATCCAGAGCGTGGGCTGCATCCCGGTGGACGTGAAGAAGAGCCGCGTGCACTTCCTCAGCGCGGACAGCCACAAGTGGATGCTGGGCATCTCCGGCATCGGCTTCCTGTACGTGGCGAAGGACGTGCTGCCGCGCGTGCGCCCCGTGCTGGTGGGCTGGCGCAGCACCACCGACGCGTGGAACTTCAACCGCTCGCACTTCGAGCTGCGCAGGGACGCGGCGAAGTTCGAGGAGGGGAGCGCCGCGTACCCCGGCATCTACGCGATGGGCGCCGCGCTGGAGCTGCTGTTGGAGGTGGGGCCGGACGCCATCGGTGCGCGCATTGGCGAGCTGCTGGCCCGGCTGGACTCAGGGCTGCGCGGGCTGGGCTGCGAGGTGGGGCCGGAGCCGAAGGACCGCGCGGGCATCCTCACCTTCCTGCCACCCGGCGCGAACGTGCGGGCGCTCAGCGCGTACCTGGCGGAACGGAAGGTGTCCCACTCCGTCCGGCGCGGGCGCATCCGCCTGTCGCCGCACTTCTACAACACGGACGCGGAGATGGACCGGCTGGTGGAGCTGGTGCGCGAGTACCGGCCCGGGTGA